A single Eulemur rufifrons isolate Redbay chromosome 9, OSU_ERuf_1, whole genome shotgun sequence DNA region contains:
- the H2BN1 gene encoding histone H2A.N — translation MYFFCFGGLRFPNKKTEIYFSAKKKYEWANSAPGKKRSRRKKGKKKEAYFSYMGKVLKQTHPDFSGRSWVLDALGSLDDWQLEWVSLEAFRLSFYNHRRAVTSREILGAVKQRASQKSF, via the exons ATGTACTTCTTTTGCTTTGGTGGCCTAAGGTTCCCTAACAAGAagactgaaatttatttctcagccaAAAAGAAGTATGAGTGGGCCAACTCAGCCCCTGGAAAGAAGAgaagcaggagaaagaaggggaagaagaaggaagccTATTTTAGTTACATGGGGAAAGTCCTAAAGCAA ACCCACCCTGACTTCAGCGGGCGCTCCTGGGTCTTGGATGCACTAGGCTCTCTGGATGATTGGCAACTGGAATGGGTTAGCCTGGAGGCGTTTAGATTGTCCTTCTACAACCACAGAAGAGCTGTCACCAGCAGAGAGATCCTTGGAGCAGTCAAGCAGAGAGCCTCTCAGAAGAgcttttga